One part of the Hydrogenobacter sp. T-2 genome encodes these proteins:
- the crcB gene encoding fluoride efflux transporter CrcB, which translates to MVFLLAIAIGGAVGSVLRFLVSKFIQTKAGIDFPVGTLLVNLSSAFLIGFFFAFFVERLDLSPNLRALLITGLLGGYSTYSTLFYEAYYMLLNGEWLKALLYLLLSNGLGLLFVALGYGLGKML; encoded by the coding sequence TTGGTATTCCTCTTAGCCATAGCCATAGGTGGTGCGGTTGGGTCTGTTTTGAGGTTTTTGGTTTCCAAGTTTATTCAAACAAAAGCGGGCATTGACTTTCCTGTAGGCACGCTCCTTGTTAATCTTTCCTCTGCTTTTTTGATAGGTTTTTTCTTTGCCTTTTTTGTAGAAAGGCTTGACCTTTCTCCAAACCTTAGGGCTTTGCTTATAACGGGTTTGCTTGGTGGATATTCTACTTATTCCACGCTCTTTTATGAAGCCTATTATATGCTTTTAAACGGGGAATGGTTAAAAGCACTTCTATATTTACTACTTAGCAATGGGTTAGGTTTGCTCTTCGTAGCCCTGGGATATGGACTTGGTAAAATGTTATAA
- a CDS encoding DUF190 domain-containing protein, with protein MQCETAILVRMFFGENNKYEGKPLYRYVVEFCREKGIAGATVFRGILGYGKSSVIHKASIFSLSSDLPIVVEIVDCEEKVQEILPELSRLVKEGIITLEKVKVIKPS; from the coding sequence ATGCAGTGTGAAACCGCTATTTTGGTTAGGATGTTTTTTGGTGAGAACAACAAATACGAAGGAAAGCCTCTTTATAGGTATGTGGTGGAGTTTTGTAGGGAAAAGGGTATTGCTGGTGCTACGGTTTTTAGAGGTATACTTGGCTATGGAAAGTCTTCTGTAATACACAAAGCGAGTATCTTTAGTCTATCTTCTGACCTTCCAATAGTAGTAGAGATAGTGGATTGTGAGGAAAAGGTTCAAGAAATTCTGCCTGAGCTTTCAAGACTTGTGAAGGAAGGTATAATAACCCTTGAAAAAGTAAAGGTTATAAAGCCTTCGTAA
- a CDS encoding DUF190 domain-containing protein: MEFVLVRIFLREDDRLEGKPAYRRLLELLKEYGIGGATVLKSIMGYGTTGEVHYEGLEVLSYSLPVVLEFVEEEQKAMQAIERLLQKAKVGLITLERVVLWYSS, translated from the coding sequence ATGGAGTTCGTGCTCGTTCGTATATTTCTAAGGGAAGATGACAGGCTTGAGGGCAAGCCAGCATACAGAAGACTGCTTGAGCTATTAAAGGAGTATGGCATCGGTGGTGCTACGGTGCTTAAGTCCATAATGGGCTACGGGACTACTGGAGAGGTTCATTATGAAGGTCTTGAGGTGCTCTCATACAGCCTGCCTGTAGTGTTGGAGTTTGTAGAAGAAGAGCAAAAGGCTATGCAAGCCATAGAAAGGTTGCTTCAAAAAGCTAAAGTTGGTCTCATAACCCTTGAGAGGGTAGTCCTTTGGTATTCCTCTTAG